Proteins from a genomic interval of Hydrogenophaga sp. PAMC20947:
- a CDS encoding C45 family peptidase: MAIDIHFQTLIEDQPGPQWQALFDRLWPGYRSWFLRSGAVARPSYLESRKALRTHMPELVPVWEQLVELAGGGDVESRFLSLWCPPPYIAGCSQAVWTDASGHAPPALIRNYDFAPGLLEGTWLATRWNGQRVAAMGDCIWGALDGMNEAGLAASLSFGGRTISGDGFGIPLVVRYVLEVAQTTAEAIKLLQRVPVSMCYSVTLLDRHGDWATVFVSPDRTTEVTRRQAITNFQHEVEWPKHAEATNAEQRLNSLQRQMDARGTLVEAIENLLSPPMYQSAYLRGYGTLYTAVYQPHLSHIELLWPGQRWAQTLVDFAPGSRQIAFTNLAEVHASPR, encoded by the coding sequence ATGGCGATAGATATCCATTTCCAGACGCTGATCGAAGATCAGCCCGGCCCACAGTGGCAAGCCCTCTTCGATCGACTCTGGCCAGGCTACCGCTCCTGGTTTTTGCGCAGTGGCGCAGTGGCCCGGCCAAGCTACCTTGAGAGCCGCAAAGCGCTGCGCACGCACATGCCCGAGCTCGTGCCCGTTTGGGAGCAGCTCGTGGAGCTGGCGGGCGGGGGAGATGTGGAGTCGCGCTTTCTTTCCTTGTGGTGCCCACCCCCCTATATCGCAGGATGCTCGCAGGCCGTGTGGACCGATGCCTCCGGCCATGCGCCGCCCGCCTTGATCCGCAACTACGATTTCGCCCCTGGCCTGCTGGAAGGCACCTGGCTGGCCACGCGGTGGAATGGGCAGCGTGTGGCTGCCATGGGCGATTGCATATGGGGAGCGCTCGACGGCATGAACGAAGCAGGCCTTGCCGCTTCGTTGTCGTTTGGCGGGCGGACCATCTCCGGCGACGGCTTCGGCATTCCACTGGTGGTGCGCTATGTGCTCGAAGTGGCGCAGACCACGGCCGAGGCAATCAAGTTGCTGCAACGCGTCCCCGTGAGCATGTGTTACTCGGTGACTTTGCTCGATCGCCATGGCGATTGGGCGACGGTGTTTGTGTCACCCGATCGAACCACCGAGGTGACGCGGCGCCAAGCGATCACCAACTTTCAGCACGAGGTCGAATGGCCCAAACACGCCGAGGCCACGAACGCAGAGCAGCGGCTCAACAGCCTGCAACGGCAGATGGACGCACGGGGAACATTGGTGGAGGCGATTGAAAATTTGCTGAGTCCACCCATGTACCAATCGGCTTATCTTCGTGGGTATGGGACCCTCTACACGGCGGTGTACCAACCGCATTTGTCGCACATCGAACTGCTCTGGCCCGGCCAGCGCTGGGCCCAAACCCTGGTTGATTTTGCGCCGGGCTCACGCCAGATCGCGTTCACCAACCTGGCCGAAGTTCACGCCTCTCCGAGATAG
- a CDS encoding biotin carboxylase has protein sequence MNRIEKVNSIADLKVMFHRNERPIYFIGATNFNLLGMDRWINRFRYINYIDCFDGRHPNVFVPTETPHEEFTSIEDITNHLLQHKEVIDLIERRGGNPVATFLMFDEKTEELAKDIGLDIWFPPAKLRQRCDNKMETVRIGNKAGVKSVPNALEKVESWEGLMKTCEQHGLGTDLVIQSAFGDSGHTTFFIANQDDFNKHKDEIVNDPEVKIMKRINCRGATLEACATKSGTLVGPLLTEVVGAKELTPYKGGWCGNEVFPGAFTEEVRLKARAMAEAFGNQLLQEGYRGYFDVDFLIDQDNGEVYLGELNPRICGASPMTNHTAYAYADAPLFLFHLLEFSGVPFDLNVREINDRWAQPFFIDSWSQVVIKFTEDRIDQVTHAPATGIYKMAEDGTVGYQRFDYERRAIDNEREAFFMRITGPGDYRYQGADLGILITRGRSMDDNFKLNIRARDWIRGIQKHYAGKPIVTTQHDIAPEPGSFKIL, from the coding sequence ATGAACCGCATTGAAAAAGTCAACAGCATCGCCGACCTGAAAGTCATGTTCCACCGCAACGAGCGGCCGATCTATTTCATAGGCGCGACCAACTTCAACTTGTTGGGCATGGACCGCTGGATCAACCGGTTTCGTTACATCAATTACATCGACTGTTTTGATGGCCGCCACCCCAACGTATTTGTGCCCACCGAAACGCCGCACGAAGAGTTCACGTCGATCGAAGACATCACCAACCACCTGCTGCAACACAAGGAAGTCATCGACCTGATCGAGCGCCGCGGCGGTAACCCGGTGGCCACCTTCCTGATGTTCGATGAAAAGACCGAAGAGCTCGCCAAGGACATTGGCCTCGACATCTGGTTCCCGCCGGCCAAGCTGCGCCAGCGTTGCGACAACAAGATGGAGACCGTTCGCATCGGCAACAAGGCTGGCGTGAAGTCGGTGCCGAATGCGCTGGAAAAGGTCGAGAGCTGGGAAGGTTTGATGAAGACCTGCGAGCAGCACGGTCTGGGGACCGACCTGGTGATCCAGTCCGCCTTCGGCGACTCTGGCCACACGACCTTTTTCATTGCGAACCAAGACGACTTCAACAAGCACAAAGACGAGATCGTCAACGACCCTGAGGTCAAGATCATGAAGCGCATCAATTGCCGTGGTGCGACGCTGGAGGCCTGTGCCACCAAGTCGGGAACCCTGGTGGGCCCGCTGCTGACCGAAGTGGTGGGCGCGAAAGAGCTCACGCCTTACAAGGGTGGCTGGTGTGGCAACGAGGTGTTCCCGGGTGCGTTCACCGAAGAGGTGCGCCTGAAGGCCCGCGCCATGGCCGAGGCCTTTGGCAACCAGTTGCTGCAAGAAGGTTACCGCGGCTACTTCGACGTTGATTTCCTGATCGACCAAGACAATGGCGAGGTCTACCTGGGCGAGCTGAACCCGCGCATCTGCGGCGCCAGCCCCATGACCAACCACACCGCCTACGCCTACGCCGATGCGCCACTGTTCTTGTTCCACCTGCTGGAGTTTTCGGGCGTGCCATTCGATCTGAATGTGCGCGAGATCAACGACCGTTGGGCGCAACCGTTCTTTATTGATTCGTGGTCACAAGTCGTGATCAAGTTCACCGAAGACCGCATCGATCAAGTCACCCATGCCCCTGCCACCGGCATCTACAAGATGGCCGAAGACGGAACCGTGGGCTACCAGCGCTTTGACTATGAGCGCCGCGCCATCGACAACGAGCGCGAAGCCTTCTTCATGCGCATCACGGGACCGGGCGACTACCGTTATCAAGGTGCCGACCTGGGCATTCTGATCACGCGCGGCCGTTCCATGGACGACAACTTCAAACTCAACATCCGCGCCCGTGACTGGATCCGCGGTATTCAGAAGCACTACGCAGGCAAGCCGATCGTGACAACCCAGCACGACATTGCACCAGAGCCCGGTTCGTTCAAGATCCTTTGA
- the trpE gene encoding anthranilate synthase component I, translating into MITELEFKSLAGQGYNRIPLMVEAFADLETPLSLYLKLAHGKGDGKHSFLLESVVGGERFGRYSFIGLPARTLLRASGFGAAAKTEVVTDGTVVETAAGNPLDFIEAYQQRFKVALRPGLPRFCGGLAGYFGYDAVRYVEKKLEDSCPPDTLGCPDILLLQCEELAVIDNLSGKLYLIVYADPAAPEAYASAKKRLRELKEALKYSVSAPVVKPSQSHPPERSFAKADYLAAVDRAKELIAAGDFMQVQVGQRISKRYTESPLSLYRALRSLNPSPYMYYYHFGDFHVVGASPEILVRQEKTEEGTKVTIRPLAGTRPRGSSPEHDKAVEQELVNDPKERAEHVMLIDLARNDIGRIAKIGSVKVTEAFAVERYSHVMHIVSNVEGILNDGMTNMDVLKATFPAGTLTGAPKVHAMELIDQLEPTKRGLYGGACGYLSYAGDMDVAIAIRTGIIKDQTLHVQAAAGVVADSIPEMEWRETEHKARALLRAAELVEEGLE; encoded by the coding sequence ATGATCACCGAACTCGAATTCAAAAGCCTGGCCGGCCAGGGCTACAACCGCATTCCGCTGATGGTCGAAGCCTTTGCGGATCTGGAGACCCCGTTGTCCCTGTACCTCAAGCTGGCCCACGGCAAAGGGGATGGCAAACACTCATTCCTGCTGGAGTCTGTGGTGGGGGGCGAGCGCTTTGGCCGCTACAGCTTCATCGGGCTGCCGGCGCGCACGCTGCTCCGGGCCAGTGGCTTCGGCGCCGCGGCCAAGACCGAGGTGGTGACCGATGGCACCGTCGTCGAAACCGCTGCGGGCAATCCGCTGGACTTCATTGAGGCGTACCAGCAGCGCTTCAAAGTGGCGTTGCGGCCCGGCCTGCCGCGATTCTGCGGTGGGCTGGCCGGCTACTTCGGCTACGACGCGGTGCGTTACGTGGAAAAGAAGCTGGAAGACAGCTGCCCGCCCGACACCCTGGGGTGCCCCGACATTCTGTTGCTGCAATGCGAGGAACTGGCCGTCATCGACAACCTGTCGGGCAAGCTGTACCTCATCGTCTACGCCGACCCCGCCGCGCCTGAGGCCTATGCCAGTGCCAAGAAGCGGTTGCGGGAATTGAAAGAAGCGCTGAAGTACTCGGTGAGCGCACCGGTGGTCAAGCCCAGTCAGAGCCACCCGCCCGAGCGCAGTTTTGCCAAAGCCGACTACCTGGCGGCGGTTGACCGGGCCAAGGAGCTGATTGCCGCGGGTGATTTCATGCAGGTGCAGGTGGGGCAGCGCATCAGCAAGCGCTACACCGAGTCCCCGTTGAGTCTGTACCGCGCCCTGCGTTCGCTCAACCCCAGCCCCTACATGTACTACTACCACTTCGGTGATTTCCATGTGGTGGGCGCTTCGCCTGAGATCCTGGTGCGCCAGGAAAAGACGGAAGAGGGCACCAAGGTCACCATCCGGCCCCTGGCAGGCACACGCCCTCGCGGTTCGTCGCCCGAACACGACAAGGCCGTCGAACAAGAGCTGGTCAACGACCCCAAAGAGCGGGCCGAACACGTGATGCTGATTGACCTGGCGCGCAACGACATTGGGCGCATTGCCAAAATTGGCTCGGTGAAAGTGACTGAAGCTTTTGCGGTGGAGCGCTACAGTCATGTGATGCACATCGTGAGCAATGTCGAAGGCATTTTGAACGACGGCATGACCAACATGGACGTGCTCAAGGCCACCTTTCCAGCAGGTACGCTCACCGGCGCACCCAAGGTCCATGCCATGGAACTCATCGACCAGCTGGAACCCACCAAGCGCGGCCTCTACGGTGGCGCCTGCGGCTACCTGAGCTACGCGGGCGACATGGACGTGGCCATCGCCATCCGCACGGGCATCATCAAAGACCAGACCCTGCACGTGCAAGCCGCCGCAGGGGTCGTGGCCGACTCCATTCCCGAGATGGAGTGGCGGGAAACGGAGCACAAGGCCCGCGCGCTGCTCCGAGCGGCTGAGTTGGTGGAAGAAGGGCTGGAGTGA
- a CDS encoding NAD-dependent succinate-semialdehyde dehydrogenase, which yields MLKLRDASLFQQQAYVAGEWINADDGTTVEVTNPATGAVLGTVPMCGDKETERAIKAADVAQRVWRDVSAKERAVVLRKLNDLMLANADDLALIMTSEQGKPLAEAKGEIGYAASFIEWFADEARRVYGDTIPAPMGDRRIIAIKQPIGTTAAITPWNFPTAMLTRKAGPALAAGCSMVVKPATQTPYSALAFAVLAERAGVPKGLLSVITGSASKIGGEMTRNPLVQKLSFTGSTEVGRLLMRQSADTVKKLSLELGGNAPFIVFDDADLDAAVDGVMVSKYRNTGQTCVCANRIYVQSGVLKAFTEKLVAKVKGLNVGSGVDAGVTQGPLIDEKAVAKVEQHIADALAKGGKVLTGGKRHALGGQFFEPTVVSGATADMLVATEETFGPLAPIFAFDTEAEAIERANATEFGLAAYFYSRDVGRVMRVAERLETGMVGVNTGLISTAEAPFGGVKQSGLGREGSKYGLDDFLEIKYICLAGLDK from the coding sequence ATGCTCAAGCTTCGGGACGCCAGCCTTTTTCAGCAGCAAGCCTATGTGGCGGGCGAATGGATCAACGCAGACGACGGGACCACCGTCGAAGTCACCAATCCGGCCACGGGTGCTGTGCTCGGCACCGTGCCGATGTGCGGTGACAAAGAGACCGAACGCGCCATCAAGGCCGCCGATGTCGCCCAGCGTGTCTGGCGTGACGTGTCCGCCAAAGAGCGGGCCGTGGTGTTGCGCAAGCTCAATGACCTGATGCTGGCCAATGCCGACGATCTGGCCTTGATCATGACCTCCGAGCAGGGCAAGCCGCTGGCTGAGGCCAAGGGTGAGATCGGTTACGCGGCTTCGTTCATCGAGTGGTTTGCCGACGAGGCCCGGCGCGTCTACGGCGACACCATTCCCGCCCCCATGGGCGATCGCCGCATCATTGCGATCAAACAGCCCATCGGCACCACGGCCGCCATCACGCCCTGGAACTTCCCCACCGCCATGCTCACACGCAAGGCGGGGCCCGCACTGGCGGCCGGATGCTCCATGGTGGTCAAGCCCGCCACGCAAACGCCTTATTCGGCGTTGGCCTTTGCTGTGCTGGCCGAGCGCGCCGGCGTGCCCAAAGGTTTGCTGTCGGTGATCACCGGCTCTGCCAGCAAAATTGGCGGCGAGATGACGCGCAACCCCCTGGTGCAAAAGCTCAGCTTCACCGGCTCCACTGAGGTCGGCCGCCTGCTCATGCGTCAGAGCGCAGACACCGTCAAGAAGCTCTCGCTCGAACTGGGTGGCAACGCGCCGTTCATCGTGTTTGACGACGCCGACCTTGACGCGGCTGTTGATGGCGTCATGGTCTCGAAATACCGCAACACTGGACAGACCTGCGTCTGTGCCAACCGCATTTATGTGCAAAGTGGGGTGCTCAAAGCCTTCACCGAAAAACTCGTGGCCAAGGTCAAGGGTTTGAACGTGGGCTCTGGCGTGGACGCCGGTGTGACCCAGGGCCCGTTGATCGACGAAAAGGCCGTGGCCAAAGTCGAACAACACATCGCCGACGCGCTGGCCAAGGGCGGCAAAGTGCTCACGGGCGGCAAGCGCCACGCTTTGGGTGGGCAATTCTTTGAGCCCACCGTGGTGTCCGGCGCCACCGCCGACATGCTGGTGGCCACCGAAGAAACCTTCGGGCCGTTGGCCCCCATCTTTGCCTTCGACACCGAAGCCGAAGCCATAGAGCGCGCCAATGCCACCGAGTTTGGTCTGGCCGCCTATTTTTACAGCCGCGATGTGGGCCGCGTCATGCGCGTGGCCGAGCGCCTGGAGACCGGCATGGTCGGGGTCAACACCGGTCTGATCTCCACCGCCGAGGCACCCTTTGGGGGCGTCAAACAATCAGGCCTGGGCCGCGAAGGGTCCAAGTACGGACTCGACGACTTTCTTGAAATCAAATACATCTGTCTGGCAGGGCTGGACAAATGA
- a CDS encoding aminotransferase class I/II-fold pyridoxal phosphate-dependent enzyme → MTRKPKKVTSDGAISMSRHRSVWEMRSDGWIGLVDDLGRLADMSRDAKEWDACRERVRKVVETLEPIESYWCFPGARVFGELSTWIERGEMARAHQAARRIHRMLAGQTYRHNTAALDDLGDGPSQIEADTERQAQLTRPYFEVLIVDEMSASEEDALRRRVQRKRSVDDDFVFDIVVVPSFEDALIATLVNFNLQAVVIRHGFPFRSVYGNDSLRRFLDSMDETVEQLPESERGPLLGKHIAQLRPELDLYLVTDVNVEEIAARAGEIFNRIFFREEDHTELYSSIMKGVGERFKTPFFNALREYAKQPTGVFHALPLARGKSIMNSNWIGDLMQFYGSNLFMAETSATSGGLDSLLDPIGPLKLAQEYAARAFGARRTYFATNGTSTANKIVVQALVRPDDIVLVDRNCHKSHHYGLVLAGAQVAYLDSYPLDEYSMYGAVPIRHIKETLLGFRKAGTLNRVRLVLLTNCTFDGIVYDVERVMMECLAIKPDLVFLWDEAWFAFACCHPIYRQRTGMASAKKLAEGMQTPEYARRYAEFKAGFGPKDWNNDKKLLETRLMPDPAVARVRVYATHSTHKTLTSLRQGSMIHVWDQDFKDKAEEAFHEAYMTHTSTSPNYQILASLDVGRRQVELEGYELVQRQLELAMTLREQVLNHPLLKKYFRFLRVSDLVPLEYRESAVESYYNAETGWNNLDMAWRTDEFAMDPSRATLCIGDTGVDGDTFKNKYLMDKYGIQINKTSRNTVLFITNIGSTRSAVAYLLEVLVKIARDVDQRVADMSAIEKRIHDKRVRSLTLEQPPLPNFSAFHSAFRVSSAVGPAQTRDGDIRTAFFLSYDDDNCEYIDMNEAAKAIKAGRELVSALFVIPYPPGFPILVPGQIISSAILEFMAALDVREIHGFRPELGFRIFNTSALARVGEATAARAALAAAGRSAFPLERSSQTVSAPAEQQAEISPSTTSTRIES, encoded by the coding sequence ATGACCAGAAAGCCCAAGAAAGTCACCAGTGACGGCGCCATTTCCATGAGCAGGCACCGCAGTGTCTGGGAGATGCGCTCCGATGGCTGGATCGGTCTCGTCGATGACCTGGGCCGTTTGGCCGATATGTCGCGCGATGCCAAGGAGTGGGATGCCTGCCGCGAGCGGGTGCGAAAGGTGGTCGAAACGCTGGAGCCGATCGAGAGTTACTGGTGCTTCCCGGGTGCGCGGGTGTTTGGCGAACTCAGCACCTGGATCGAGCGCGGGGAAATGGCCCGTGCCCACCAGGCGGCGCGGCGCATCCACCGCATGCTGGCGGGTCAGACCTACCGGCACAACACGGCGGCGCTGGACGACCTCGGAGACGGCCCTTCGCAGATTGAAGCCGATACCGAACGCCAGGCGCAACTCACCCGCCCTTACTTCGAGGTGCTGATCGTTGACGAGATGAGCGCCAGCGAAGAAGACGCCTTGCGCCGGCGCGTGCAGCGCAAGCGCAGCGTGGACGACGATTTCGTGTTCGACATCGTGGTAGTGCCCAGCTTCGAAGACGCGCTGATCGCTACGCTGGTCAACTTCAACCTGCAAGCCGTCGTGATTCGCCACGGATTTCCGTTCCGCTCGGTCTACGGCAACGATTCGCTGCGCCGTTTCCTCGACAGCATGGACGAGACGGTAGAACAACTGCCCGAGTCCGAGCGGGGCCCATTGCTGGGCAAGCACATCGCGCAGCTGCGACCGGAGCTCGACCTGTACCTCGTGACAGATGTCAACGTGGAAGAGATCGCGGCACGGGCCGGCGAAATTTTCAACCGCATTTTCTTCCGCGAGGAAGACCACACCGAGTTGTACAGCTCGATCATGAAGGGCGTTGGCGAGCGCTTCAAGACACCGTTTTTCAACGCGCTGCGCGAGTACGCCAAACAACCCACGGGGGTGTTCCACGCGCTGCCACTGGCGCGTGGCAAGTCGATCATGAACTCGAACTGGATCGGTGACCTGATGCAGTTTTACGGGTCCAACCTGTTCATGGCCGAAACCTCGGCCACCTCGGGTGGCCTGGATTCATTGCTCGACCCGATAGGCCCACTCAAGCTGGCGCAGGAGTATGCGGCTCGCGCCTTTGGCGCCCGGCGCACCTACTTCGCCACCAACGGCACCTCCACCGCCAACAAAATCGTGGTGCAGGCGCTGGTGCGGCCCGACGACATCGTGCTGGTGGACCGCAACTGCCACAAGTCGCACCACTACGGGTTGGTGCTCGCCGGTGCACAGGTGGCCTACCTCGACTCGTATCCGCTCGACGAGTACTCGATGTACGGCGCCGTGCCCATCCGCCACATCAAGGAAACGCTGCTGGGGTTCCGCAAGGCCGGCACGCTCAACCGCGTGCGCCTGGTGCTGCTGACCAACTGCACTTTTGACGGCATTGTTTATGACGTCGAGCGCGTGATGATGGAGTGCTTGGCCATCAAGCCCGATCTGGTGTTCCTGTGGGACGAAGCCTGGTTTGCCTTTGCCTGTTGCCACCCGATTTACCGTCAACGCACCGGCATGGCCAGCGCCAAAAAACTGGCCGAGGGCATGCAGACCCCGGAGTACGCCAGGCGCTACGCCGAGTTCAAGGCCGGCTTTGGCCCCAAGGACTGGAACAACGACAAAAAGCTGCTTGAGACCCGGCTCATGCCCGATCCCGCAGTGGCGCGGGTGCGGGTCTACGCGACCCACTCAACGCACAAAACACTGACCTCGCTGCGCCAGGGGTCGATGATCCATGTGTGGGACCAAGACTTCAAGGACAAGGCCGAAGAAGCCTTCCACGAGGCCTACATGACCCACACGTCCACATCGCCGAACTACCAGATCCTGGCCTCGCTCGACGTGGGACGACGCCAGGTGGAGCTGGAAGGTTACGAGCTGGTGCAGCGCCAGCTGGAGCTCGCGATGACCTTGCGTGAACAGGTGCTCAACCACCCGTTGCTCAAGAAGTACTTCCGCTTCCTGCGCGTGAGCGATCTCGTGCCGCTGGAATACCGCGAGTCGGCGGTGGAGAGCTACTACAACGCCGAGACTGGCTGGAACAACCTGGACATGGCATGGCGGACCGATGAGTTCGCGATGGACCCCTCGCGCGCCACCTTGTGTATCGGTGACACCGGTGTGGATGGTGATACCTTCAAGAACAAGTACTTGATGGACAAGTACGGCATCCAGATCAACAAGACCTCGCGCAACACGGTGCTCTTCATCACCAACATTGGCAGCACCCGATCGGCCGTGGCCTACCTGCTGGAAGTGCTGGTGAAAATCGCACGCGATGTTGATCAGCGTGTGGCCGACATGAGCGCGATTGAAAAGCGCATCCACGACAAGCGCGTGCGCTCGCTGACGCTGGAGCAGCCACCCCTGCCCAACTTTTCGGCCTTTCATTCGGCGTTTCGCGTCAGCAGTGCGGTCGGTCCGGCGCAGACGCGCGATGGCGACATCCGGACTGCGTTCTTCCTTTCGTACGACGATGACAACTGCGAATACATCGACATGAATGAAGCCGCCAAGGCTATCAAAGCCGGGCGTGAGCTGGTCTCTGCCTTGTTCGTGATTCCTTATCCGCCGGGCTTCCCCATCCTGGTTCCGGGGCAGATCATCAGCTCGGCCATTCTGGAATTCATGGCTGCGCTCGATGTGCGCGAAATTCACGGGTTCCGCCCTGAGCTGGGCTTTCGCATCTTCAATACCAGCGCTTTGGCCCGAGTGGGTGAGGCCACCGCCGCGCGGGCAGCGCTGGCAGCAGCGGGCCGCTCAGCTTTTCCCCTGGAACGCAGTTCCCAAACCGTGTCAGCGCCTGCGGAGCAACAGGCTGAAATTTCACCCAGTACAACAAGCACAAGGATCGAATCATGA
- a CDS encoding chalcone isomerase family protein, which yields MQRITSTASSLALGILMALWSVGAGAAPVELAGVTLQDRASVAGSPLVLNGAGIRYKAIFKVYTAGLYLGAKANTTEAVLALPGPKRIAITMLRDIDSSELGKLFSRGMEDNMDRHAFSKLIPGVIRMSQVFTDNKTLKEGESFSIDWVPGTGTILTVKGEVQGEPFKEPEFFNALMRIWLGPKPADWKLKDALLGKAN from the coding sequence ATGCAACGGATCACATCCACCGCTTCTTCCCTGGCCCTCGGCATTTTGATGGCACTGTGGTCTGTTGGCGCGGGTGCGGCGCCCGTGGAACTGGCGGGTGTGACCTTGCAGGACCGGGCCAGCGTCGCCGGTAGTCCGCTGGTGCTCAACGGCGCAGGCATCCGCTACAAGGCCATTTTCAAGGTCTACACGGCGGGGCTGTATCTCGGCGCCAAAGCCAACACCACTGAGGCTGTGCTGGCTTTGCCCGGGCCCAAACGCATCGCCATCACCATGTTGCGGGACATCGATTCGAGCGAGCTGGGCAAGTTGTTTTCGCGCGGCATGGAAGACAACATGGACCGCCATGCATTCTCCAAGCTGATCCCGGGCGTGATCCGCATGAGCCAGGTTTTCACCGACAACAAGACGCTCAAAGAAGGCGAGAGTTTTTCGATCGACTGGGTACCGGGCACGGGAACCATCCTGACGGTGAAGGGAGAAGTCCAGGGCGAACCCTTCAAGGAACCCGAGTTTTTCAATGCCCTGATGCGCATCTGGCTGGGGCCAAAACCTGCGGACTGGAAGCTAAAGGACGCCTTGCTTGGCAAGGCCAACTGA
- the gph gene encoding phosphoglycolate phosphatase (PGP is an essential enzyme in the glycolate salvage pathway in higher organisms (photorespiration in plants). Phosphoglycolate results from the oxidase activity of RubisCO in the Calvin cycle when concentrations of carbon dioxide are low relative to oxygen. This enzyme is a member of the Haloacid Dehalogenase (HAD) superfamily of aspartate-nucleophile hydrolase enzymes (PF00702).), which translates to MVDTLGDFEVALNRSLAGLDLPPVTRALVERTVGKGSEHLIRAVLDHQLALPEVTAYGRVCVGRADVLFEPAWQAYQRHYRDINGQFSTVYPGVVQGLQAWRDQGLPMACLTNKPLAFAQGLLKAKGLDGYFDRVFGGDSFERKKPDPLPLLKTCEALGTAPAQTLMVGDSQNDALAARAAGCLVALVTYGYNHGEPIEQAPHDWLLNSLIDGWNLVGSR; encoded by the coding sequence ATGGTCGACACCCTCGGCGATTTTGAGGTCGCGCTCAACCGCTCGCTGGCCGGCCTGGACTTGCCGCCCGTCACCCGAGCCCTGGTCGAGCGCACCGTGGGCAAGGGGTCGGAGCACCTGATTCGCGCGGTATTGGACCACCAGCTGGCGTTGCCCGAAGTGACCGCTTACGGCCGCGTGTGTGTGGGCCGCGCCGATGTGCTCTTCGAGCCCGCCTGGCAGGCCTACCAGCGCCACTACCGCGATATCAATGGCCAGTTTTCGACTGTCTACCCGGGGGTGGTTCAGGGCTTGCAAGCCTGGCGTGACCAGGGGTTGCCAATGGCCTGCCTTACCAACAAGCCCTTGGCGTTCGCCCAGGGCTTGTTGAAGGCCAAAGGGTTGGACGGGTACTTTGATCGGGTGTTTGGTGGCGACAGCTTTGAGCGCAAAAAGCCCGACCCCTTGCCTTTGCTCAAGACCTGCGAAGCTCTGGGAACAGCGCCCGCGCAGACCTTGATGGTGGGGGACTCGCAGAACGATGCGCTGGCCGCCCGGGCCGCAGGATGCCTGGTGGCGCTGGTGACGTATGGCTACAACCACGGGGAGCCCATTGAACAGGCGCCTCACGACTGGTTGCTGAATTCACTGATCGATGGGTGGAACCTGGTGGGTTCCCGCTGA
- a CDS encoding carbon-nitrogen hydrolase family protein gives MSTFGIAGVQMQVSAFVPNLDRMNNWMHHIRHRFPWVKMVMFSELSPHGPKQKPEPLPGPTEAALCAMAKETGLWMIPGSLFESVTRPDGSVATYNTTPVINPQGEVIRRYRKMFPFRPYEHDVEAGSEFCVFDVPDVGRFGVSICYDMWFPETTRTLVAMGAEVILHPTMTDTIDRDVELSIARASAATNQVYFFDINGSGDAGTGRSIVIDPSGYVLHQAGAGAEVIPIEVDFAKVRRERERGLRSNLGQPLKGFRDRDVDFTVYQRASGVDSYLHTLGPLVKPTD, from the coding sequence ATGAGCACATTTGGTATTGCTGGCGTGCAAATGCAGGTTTCTGCTTTTGTGCCCAATCTGGATCGCATGAACAACTGGATGCACCACATCCGCCACCGCTTCCCCTGGGTGAAGATGGTCATGTTCTCGGAATTGTCTCCACACGGCCCGAAGCAAAAACCCGAGCCTTTGCCCGGGCCCACCGAGGCCGCACTTTGCGCGATGGCCAAGGAAACCGGTCTGTGGATGATTCCAGGGTCCTTGTTCGAAAGCGTCACACGCCCCGATGGCTCGGTGGCGACCTACAACACCACCCCGGTCATCAATCCGCAAGGCGAAGTGATTCGCCGGTACCGCAAGATGTTCCCGTTCCGCCCCTATGAACACGATGTCGAAGCGGGCAGCGAGTTCTGTGTCTTTGACGTGCCTGATGTGGGGCGCTTTGGCGTGTCCATCTGCTACGACATGTGGTTTCCGGAAACCACGCGCACCCTGGTGGCCATGGGCGCTGAAGTGATCCTGCACCCCACCATGACCGACACCATCGACCGCGACGTGGAGCTGTCGATCGCCCGTGCCTCAGCCGCCACCAACCAGGTCTATTTCTTTGACATCAACGGATCGGGCGACGCCGGCACCGGACGCTCCATCGTGATCGACCCCTCGGGTTATGTGCTGCACCAAGCCGGAGCCGGGGCCGAGGTGATTCCCATCGAGGTGGACTTTGCCAAGGTGCGGCGCGAACGTGAACGCGGCTTGCGCAGCAACCTCGGCCAGCCGCTCAAGGGCTTTCGGGATCGCGATGTCGACTTCACCGTCTACCAGCGCGCCAGCGGCGTGGACAGCTACCTGCACACCCTGGGCCCCTTGGTCAAGCCGACCGACTGA